The genome window CGCCGCAGCCAGTGCCGCAGCATCATAGGATCCCGGATCCAAAACAACCAGTCCTCCTGAACCGTTCGGCATCATCACTTCTTTGAATTCAATATCACCGGTCAACTGATAGACAGCTGCATACGTCGCATCATTTTTCTGACCCTCAATTTTCAAGGTGGCATCGGAATAACTCTGATCGAACTGGATCGTCCACGTATAAGCAGCATTGCCACTGTCCTTGATGTCAAAGGTTCCGAAAAAACCGCTGTCGCTTGCGTTGACGACCATACTTTTCCCGGATTTGTTAAAGTTCTGGAGCGTCAACACCGCATTGCTTGTACTCGAGAGTCCGGTATTCCATTGCAGATTACCGTCAATCAGCAGAACCGTCGAATTGGCTGTAACACGAATATTGCCAAGAACAGTTGCTGTTCCGGCCGAACGGGTCTGCCACTGGCATCCGTTCATATACAATGTGGAGCCGATACTTCCGCCGCCTTTGCTGTAAAAAACGGTTCCGGCATCCATCGTCAGGCTGTCTCCCGCAAACCCTCCATACGTTGTCCCCAGTCCCAGAAGTACTGCGGCTGACGAGCCGTCATGCACATAGTCATTGCCGCCGGTCGGAACCGTCGCCGGATCCCCCCAGATCGAAGCGTTCCAATCCACATTTCCGGCTGCTGATGAATTAATCGCAATTTCAGCAGCCTGAGACACAAATGCCAGCCCGATCAAACAGAACCAGCCCATCATCACTATCTTCTTCATACGCATCTCTCCTCTCCATTTCCACTCTTATGCCAACGTTTGTACAAAATTGCATACCTGTTTACAAGCCCATTTTAAAACAGATTGTGCCCTCGTTTTCCGTTTATTTTCCGAACTGCGGATTGGCGACCGGAATTTCGCAGCCGGACGCCTTCAGATGCTGCATCAGCATGCTGCGCATCAGCGCGGCAACCCCCGGCATTCTGCTGAGAATATTTTGGGACTGACCGATGTCGTTCTCCAAATCGAACAGTTCGTGCGGGCGGCCGCCGGCGGGCGACAAAGCCTGCTCCCAGTAATGGATGTAGACATACCGACCGCAACGCACAGCGCTTAACGGTGAGTTTTTTGTGTAGTAGTGCGGCTTGTGCCAATAGACCGCCTCGCGGCCCAGAGCTCCGCCTCTGAGCGCCGGTACCATGCTGACGCCGTCGAGGTGCTGCTGAGGCTGCAGCGGCAGCCCGGCCATTTCCAGACAGGTCGGGAAATAGTCCGGCGTAATGACAACCTCATGCGACAGCGATCCCGGTCTGATTTCGCCCGGCCATTTCACAATCAGCGGAACGCGGTGCGATCCCTCAAACTGCCCGCCCTTCTGGCCGCGCAGCGGAGCCATGGACGTCAGTTCATACGGGTTTTTGCAGATTACCTGATCCACACCACCATTGTCAGATGTAAAAATCACCGCCGTATTTTCCGCAATCCCCAACGCGTCGAGTTCATCAAGCAGGCGGCCGACTTCCCGGTCCAGCTCTTCAACCATGGCGACATAATACGGCGAATATTCTTTTCTCTGCTCGTCGGTCAGCAGCCGATTGTATTTGTCAACAAACGGCTGGGTGGCCTGAACCTGCACATGAACCGCATTGTGCGGAACGTACAGGAAAAACGGTTTTTGCTGCGCGACGCTGTCGCGCATAAAACCGATGGACAGATCGGTGATCGCAGTCATTTTCTTCGGATCTTCAGGCACCACAGTCGGCGGCGTAATCCACATATCGCAGTGCGGTTGTTCGTGCACATCAAAACCGAGCTGCGTCAAATCCTCGTTGCCGCTGCCGAAATGGGTTTTTCCGAAAAGAGCCGTGCGGTATCCGGCATCCCGAAACGCCCGGGCAATGGTGTATTCGGACGGCTGAACGCCGTCATCTTCGGTAATTTCCGGCTGGATCAGCTTTATGCCGGTTGGATTCTGCTCCACGCTGCCAAGTTGCTTATGGTGGTTTGTCAGCGCCGTAAAATGCAGTCGCCCCGGATACTTGCCGGTAATCAGACTAGCGCGAGTCGGTGCACAGATGCTGCAGGCGGCATAGGCATCCGTGAACCGCATACCCTGCGCAGCCAGCCGGTCGATATTCGGCGTTTCAAACACCTCACCGCCGTAACAGCCGAGATCTTTCCAGCCCATGTCGTCAATCAGGATGAACACCACATTCAGCGGATCCGCAGCCAGCGCCGGGCGGTTGCCCACCAGCAGTCCACACAAAATTAATGCCTGTAAAAACCTGTTTCGCATATAACTCCTTCACTCCACCGGTTCCGTATAAACATCGCCGATATATACATCCCGGAATGCCTGCAGCCGGAAATCCGCTCCGTTGCAGCGACCGGAAAACCGCGCATCGTCCAGCCAAACCCTGAACTGACGCCACTGGCCGCTGCCTTTCATTTCGACAAGACCGGCGGACTTCCAGGGTTTGGAAACGGCATCATACGTAAACTCAATCGCCCCCGGTCCATCGTCCAGATAGTTGACCACAATACACTGTTTCAGGCGCTGCCCGTTGCGAAGCGCAGCGTCGCCCGCATGATAATAGGCCATCCGAAGAACCGTCGCCACATGGGACATGCGCAGCGCTTCGCGCCCGGCAATGCGCTCCGGCTTCATCAGGCTCTCGTCCGGCTTTTCCATCACCGAACACGCAATCGCACCGACCGGCATGCTGTCCGCCGCAGCGCTGTCCAGAAACGGCGCCTTGAACACCGGCATCGGAAAATCATCCGTGCGAAACGGCGAAGCCGGCAAGCCGGCACTGTTGGCAAGATTGCACAGCGGAAAGTTGGCCCATCCGTATCGAACCGCCACCGGATTAGCGACGTCATCACTCCATACCTCAACCGTATCCGCACCCACGATGGCGGCGGATGCAGGAACAAACAGGTGATCGGCTCCACACATTTCAAACCCGGACAGCGTGTCTGTATCCACAACACAAGCCTCCGGATCGGTGCCCGGCGCCAGTCCCTTGTTTTGGTTCATCGCCACACGGACTGTTTTCAATCCTTTCCCGACATTGGAAAAGTCGAGCTGAACACGGGGCCCGGCAATCCGGTATTTTCCAACCTTTGGAAAACCCGGGGTGTCCAGCAAACCCATGTCCCGAAGCGCCAGATCCGCCAGTCGCTCACCGACCGGTTTTTTATCCATCGGATGAATATCAGAATACTCGCCGAGATCCGTAATCACAACCCGACCGGTATACGGCAAAGAAAGTGTTTTTTCCTGCGCTTCGCGAACCCACGCCCACGACTCGCCCGATCGGTCCCAGTGCACCCGACCGTATGGCGCCAGCTGAACAAAATAGAACGGGAGATCGGAATCCCCGAACACATCCCGCCAGGATGCAATTAATCCTTCAAACAGCTGATCGTAGCGCACAATCGACGGCTGACTGGCATTGCTCTCGCCCTGATACCAAATCACCCCTTTGATCGGCAAACGGCAAAGTGCGTGGATCATTCCATTATAAAGAACCGACGGCTGCGATCGAGGGGGTACCCCGCGGTCCGACGGCGCCTGCAGAGCACTTTGCCCCATCGCCTCCAATGCGGTTGCCGACATCCACGGAGAAACCTCTGAACCGCCCACCGCGCTTTCGATCACCCCGATCGGCACCCCGCTCTCCCGCTGAAGCCGCAAACCGAAACAAATTCCCACCGCCGAAAAGACCGGAACCGATGATTCGTCGGCAACCAGCCAGGTTTTATAAATCCCCTCGCCGCTCACATCCTCCTGAGGCGTCTTCGCCGCATTAAAATCCACATTGAACAGACGAAGCCGGTCATTACTGACTCCCTCAAGCTCCTTTGCAAGAAACGGATAATTCCGAACCGGCGTATCCATATTGGACTGCCCGCCGCACAGCCAGACATCGCCGACAAGAAGATTGGAAAGTGAAACCTGAAACTCGAAACTGGAAACTCGAAGCAAACAACCGGTGGATGAGGCTTTCATTGGATCAAGAACAACCTGCCACTCGCCAAGGGCACTTGTCACTCCACTCTTCTTCTGACCGGCAAATTCAACAGTAATTTCTGCACCGGGCTCCGCGGTTCCAAACACCGGAAGCGGCTTGCCGCGCTGCAGAACCATATTGTCCATAAACAGCCCGTCAAGCGTCAGGCCGGCCGCCGCAAAGCAGCTCAGACTGACCGCAGAAACCTGACATAACACGCTGAAAATAAAACGTCTCACAGAATCCGCCCCGTCACTTGATTGCACACAAAACAATTGTGCCAACGTTTGTACAAAAACGACCCACAACCTGTCAAACGCTTTAGGTTTCAAAGTTGAACGCGAACCGCAAAGAACCACGAATGAGCGCGAATTGGAATGTACACTTATTTCACGGGCATCCGCACGGCGTCCGGCCAGCAGCGCCGCGCCAGCGGCAACCACGTTCATTGGCCAGAACACTTTGGCATTCCATTATTGATAGATCTTCAGGTTCAGCAAATTACGGAACTCCCCGTATGGGGTCACAGGCTGAACAAATTTTTGATTGCGTAAAGGCATGTACGAATCGGACACCTCGGTCTCCAGCCAGCGCCGCAGCAGCTGACACAATTCTTCGGTTTTCTCAGGCATCTCAGCAGACACATCAACCGCCTCACCAATATCTTTCTGAAGGTCATACAATTCCACTTTACCGGTATAATAATAAATCAGCTTGTAATGACCCTTTCGGACGGCAGACATCGGAGGATCATACGGCAGTGCAGCCCCGGCCTCTGCCGCCGGCCACCAGAACGGAAAATGTAAAAACAACGTATCGCGTCCGTACCCGGCGGCATCCGTGGGATCTTTGAGCAGAGCCGACAGCAAACCGTGACCAGTCCGGGCTTCCAGGCCGCCGGCTTCAAGCAGCAGCGAATAGATATCCTGCCCAGTCACCGGAACCTTGCAAACCGACCCGGGAGCCACCTGCCCCGGCCAGCGCACAATAAACGGGACACGCACGCCGCCCTCAAACACATTCCCCTTGCCGCCGCGCAGCGGAACATTGGATGTAATGATCTTGTCGTGCCACTTGTGCCCCTCCGGAGCAAACTGAAAGCGGTTGATTCCGCCGTTGTCGGACAGGAATATCACCAGCGTGTTTTCAGAAAGCGGACGTCCGTCAGCACCGTTGGTCCGCTCGAGCTTATCCAGAACGCGACCGACCGCATCATCAAAACTTTTTACCATCGCCGCATAAACGGGATAAGGATCGGCCCGGTCATCCAGCCAGCCTTGGCGCCCTTTCTTCTCGAAGTGCTCGCGATAGCCGGAGGCCGGATCATCCTGAAACGGGGAATGAACAGATCCGCTGCAGTAATACAGAAGGAACGGACGGAGTCGGTTTTCCTCAATGAACCGGCAGGCTTCCCCGCTCTCCGCCACGGCCAGGTAGCTGTCTTTCGGCTGATTCATCGGCGTGCCGTACTGTTCCCACTCCGGATACCAGTTCCGGTAATTGGACCCGCCTTTGTCAAAATAAGCAATGGTTTCAAACCCCTGCGCCATCGGCGTGGCGGATTCAATTTTATTATGATAGCCGATATGCCATTTCCCCAGGAACCCGCAGCGGTAACCGGCCCGATTCAGCCGCTCGGCAAAGGTTTCGTATTTCCCGTCGACAAACATGCGGTTGGAGGCCGGCAGGACTGCAAACTCCCGGTTTCCCTGCCAGCCGTCCGGATCGACAATTTCGTTGAAGTATTCATCGTGCGGACAGTCTACCGTTGCCTTGATGACCCCAGTCTCGACATTATGACGGCCGGTCAGCAGCATGGCTCGCGTCGGGCTGCACATTGGCGAGACATAGGCCTGGGCAAAGCGCATGCCCTGCTCCGCCAACCGGTCGATGTTCGGCGTTTCATAATACGCCTCACCCGTCTCACTGAATTGCTTCTGATAGACAGACGTGTCCATCCATCCCAGATCGTCGGCCAGGATAAAAATGAGATTCACCGGTTGTTCGGCCCCAAACAGCATTCCTGAAAAGCCGATGCACATACCAAGCGCGCCAACCAGTCTTCTTGTTTTGCGGTGCGGCCGCCACGAAAAGCAACGGCATCCATCTTCTGTTTTACCGGTCAGAGTCATTTTATTTTGACCTCCAGGTCGAACGGCAAAGCCGGCAGCCCCGTTTTATTGTACAAAGCCCACTCGGGCGTATTCTTGAAGGCGTAGCGAACCCGTTCCACTTTTTTATCTCCGACTTCAAACTGCATGGTGCCTTCAGAAACCGTTTCCGCCGGAAAATCCTGCACCTCTCCGTCTACGAAGACGGCTGTAAAATTCCCCGCGCCCGCTGGTTTAACGACCAAGCCGCCTGGACAGTTTGTAAAAGCAACCGAGACCTTCGAACCTTTCTGCACTGCCGAAACAACCTCCGGACCCCGGAAAACCACCTCTTTCCCGTAGGTCTGGTTCAAGGCGCTGAGCGCCAGGCGCGTGCCGACCGGCTTTTTATTGAGCGGATGCAGATCTTTTTCTTCGCCCACATCGTAGGCCGTGCCGATTCCGGTGTACGGAAGCTCCAGAAAATCCTGCTGTATCTGCCGGAACTGCGCCCACAGGTTGCGATCGTCATTGGCTCCGTAGCCTGCAAGCTGAACAATGTAGACCGGCAGGTTTGGATCCTCGAATTTACGGCGCATCATGGACAGGTAATCCTCAAACCAGCCCCGGTATGCGTCGACTGTCTGCTGCCCCGACAGGGCTTCGGTTTCGCCCTGATACCAGACGACCCCCCTGATGCGCAGCGAAATGATCGGCGCGATCATCGCGTTGTAGCAGTGCGCAGAGACCCGCTGCATGATGCCTGGTTTCTTTACTCCGCTTTCGGCAAAAATGCGGTCCCGCTCGGCCTGAATCGCACGGTAACGCGCATCTTCACGCTGGATCACATCGCGAGCAGGCGTTTTTTCGAGCGTTTCGTCATCCATGTAGCTGACCACCGTTGCTCCGCCGTAGCAGTTCTGGATCAGTCCGACAGGCACGCCCAGCTCCTGGTACAGGTGCAGGCCGAAATAGAAACCCACGGCCGAAAAGTTCGCTGCGGTGTCAGGCGTGCAGACCTCCCAGCCGGGCTTGCGGATCAGTTCGGCCTTCGGCTCTTCCGCCGTGTCGGGAACCACGTTGCAGAAGCGAATCAGCGGATAATCCGCAGCAGCAATATCCTGCGCGGTATTTATGCATTTTCTGACAGCAACGCCCATGTTCGACTGGCCCGTGCAGAGCCAGACTTCGCCGACAAGAAGATCGGAATAATGAATTGCCGGATCATTGGCGTCGGAGGAAGCAGTCAGGCCCCGGGGGATGGAAGAAACCGGCATGGGATCGAGATCGACCCGCCAGCTTCCATCAACATCGACTGTTGCCGACTTTCTCTGGCCTGCAAATTCGACCGTGACTTCGGTTCCGGGGTCGGATTTGCCCCAGACCGGAACCGGCGCCCCGGCCTGCAAGACCATGTGATCCGAAAAAACAGCAGACAGCTTCAGCTCCGCCCCTGCGCTCAATCCGAGCAGCATCGCCATCATGACGGCATGAATGACTTTGTTTCTCATTTATTGTTCCTTTACAGATTGGAGCAGCCAGTTTTCGACGCCATGCGTCATGATCTGAACGAGCCCGTTTTTATCGGTCAGCCAATGGATCGGCTGAACCCCGCGGCCGGTCTGCAGATACGAATCAAAGAGAACGGTTTCCCCAGAAACAGGCACTGGAAGTTCGGTTTCAAATTCCAGTCGCTGGTCGGGGTGAATCTTGGCCAACTCGCGAAGCATGGTGAAACGAAGCGGTGTTTTCCCGGAGTTGCCGTTCATAAGAAGATGGGGCAAGGTGAATTCGCTCCGCAGCGTTCCCGGCGCCTCCTGTTCGATCCGCAGCTGTTTCCCGGAAAGTCTGATAGTATTGTTTACATGCGTCCCCTCCATACTCAGCTCAGCGAACGAAATCATGTCGGGCGGGATCGGCTCGGTGAGCGCGGAGCGAAAGGACCAGCTCTGCGGGATTTCGTCGGCATCAACCCGCAGCACCGCCTGGAACGTCCCGGTCTGCCGTTCCCGGACACGGCTCCCTCCCCAATACGGAAGCACAACCTGTTTCTCGATCCGGTATTCGGCCCCCGGCCCCTTTTGTGACCGGCTCAGCGTGAGATGCCCCGCCGGCGGATTCAGGTCGTTACCGGAGAGGCCTTTTCCGTTCCAGCGGATGATCTGATAAGTCAGCGTATAGTTTCCCGTCAAACCCGTTTTTCTTACAGGAACAAACTGCGGCACCGCACGCGAAACCGGTTCAATCTGAAAAGGCGCATCCAGCTGGGCAACTCCGGCAAGCAGCGGGAGTTTTCCGGAAGCAAGCCAGGCGGAAACCGCGGCGGTAAACTTGAGAAACTCACGTTTTTTCACTGGCTTACCCCCAGCTCCTCTTTCATGGACGCATACCACTCGAGGTAGTCATACAAATGCCGGCGGCCCTCAGGAACGGTATCCGGCATCGGCGCGGGGTCGACCCGACTCAGATAGTCGGCAAAATAGGCTTTGTGCCGTTCGATGATGTCTTTGACCTCCGGATTTTCGGCCAGGTTATTTTGTTCGAGCGGGTCCCTGATCAGGTCGTACACATCGATTTTTCCGTCGCTGTAAAAAATGGTTTTAGCCCCCCGGGTATCCCGAAATGAAACCCCGAGATAAGGCACGGATGTTTCGCCGACGACATAGTCGCGCCATTCCGCCTTTTTCTTTTCAAGTAACGGACGCAGGCTGCGACCGAACCCTGTTTTCGGCAGCGGCGGCGATTCAGCATAGTCGCAGAACGTTGCGGCCACATCATAGCCGCTCGCCAGATGTTCGCTGTCGCGCACCCCGGCAGGAATATCGCTGCCCCAAAAAATCATCGGCACCCGCCAGGACTCCTCTTCCAGAAACCCCTTGCTGAGTTTGCCGTGGAAACCAAGCCCGTCGCCATGGTCGCTTGTCAGCAGAATCAGTGTATTTCCGGCATACGGTGAGTTTCTGACCGCATCCATAACCAGACCGATCTCTGCGTCCACCGCCTCACACTCGCGATAATACTGATAGGCGTAATATTGCCAGTCGGACCGGCTCCAGCCTCTGCCGTAGCCGGAATCGGACTTGAAATTTTCCGGAACAGGCGGCATTTCCTCCCGAAAGACCGATGCCATGGCATACTTGCCCAGCACTTCGCCGCCCGCACCTGCGCGGAAACAGCAGTCGTGCGGAGCCAGATAGCTGACATTCAGAAAGAAGGGCTGATCCGACACCGGCCGGTTCTGAAGCCACCCGAGCGCGGAGCGGGTCACCAGCGGATCGGTTAATTCTCCGAACGGAGATTCCGGCTGGGACGATAGCAGAACATCGAAACTGTCCCGGCAGGTCCGGCCGCTGACATGCCATTTCCCGGTATAAACGGTTTCATAACCGGCGTTGCGCAGCCACTGGCCCAGATCGGGCAGCTCATCGCGAACCGGCATGTCATTCACCATCACGCCGCTTTCCTTGCTGGAACGTCCGGTGAACCAGGCCGTGCGCGCCGGACAGCACTGCGGCATAACGCTGTACGAATTCATGAACGAAAACCCTTCCCGCACCATCCGGTCGAGATTGGGAGTCTTCACATACGGATTGCCGTAGGCGGACAGTGCCTGATGGTGCATCTGGTCCACCTGAATGAACAGCAGGTTCGGCCGTCGTTTCATCTTCTGTTCCTGTTGCGGGCGGCCGCCTGTATGCATCCCGCCCGACGTTGCCTTCATTGTCAGTTTGATTCCGCCAGTTTGACGGCATAGTTCCCGCCGTCCAGAACAGCCGGCCCGCCGGCGTCGAGCTCTACCACGTCGCCGACCTCCCACTCTCCGGATAGAGAGCTGAGCGTAATGTTTTCCTGCCCGATGAATGCCCGGACCGCATCCAGATCAATCCGGCCCTGCGGCTGCGCGGGGCGGAACAACAGGTTCCAGCGGGTTTTATCCAGACGGAACAGAACGATTTTCCCGTCAACCGAAAGCGCATCGGACGCGCGCCGCTGGTCGGACCGGCACCAGTAGAAGCCGTCTGTTTTGATAAAGGTCACGGCGGCGCCGCCCTCGATCAGCCGGCCCTGTTCCGTTCCGGAGGCGTGGGCATAAAAGCCCATTGGCGCCAACATTCTTGTCTGCCCTTTCACCCGGATATCAACCGGCGTTTCCCCGTAGTTCACCCAGACCTCAGCTCCGTTATCAAACTTCGTTTTCTGAACCAAACGATCCGCCGTAACAAACTCATGAGAGACCATTTGATGACCGAAAACCGCCTCGTGGAACTTTGCCGTCAGGTAATAGGATTCCATGAACCGTTTTTGATTCTTCGGCCAGCCGTAGCCGCGGAAGTCATCGCGCCAGAACAGGGACGATGCCCCGTACAGCATGGCGGTCAGGTCTTTCTGCGCGGAGATTTCCGGAGCCAGTTCATAGAACCAGCCGGGCGAGTCTCCCCAGTACCAGGTGGAGTCCGAGCAGTCGTGATACACCAGCTGCCAGAGCGGAATGCGGTTTTTTGGGCTGACTCCATATTTCAAATAGAGCGGACTGAAATCATCCAGCGATTTCGGGCTGCGCAGGTGCCCGGGATTCCATCCGTTCTTATTGTCGCCCGCGGTCCACCAGAGGGCCCCGCTCAGCGATCCTTCCGTATAGTCGACTTCATCCACCGCCCAGTCATTGCCGTGCTCCGTCCCGAGCACCAGCCCCTTGCCGGTATAATACTTGAGCACTTCGAGCTTGTTCCGCATATCCTGGAAACGATCGAAGGTGTGCTCCGGATGATAATCCTCCGCCACATCCATCGCACACATCACATCGATAAAATGCGCATTAAACCCGACGTCTTCAATCAGGGCCTTGCTGTATGTTTGTGCCGCATTGAGCGCATATGCGGATGAACGGGAATAGTACTGCAGCCCCTCCAGCGTGCGCCACCCCTTGACCAAACCGCCGCCGGGCCGCACCACCCGGGCCGTTTTCTGAATGTTATCCCGCTGGAACCAGGTTTCACCTTCCAGAATATCTGAATAACTGTCATAGCGCAGCGTCAGGTATCCCATTTCATTCAGCTTTTCCAAATCCGCCCGGCCGCGGCCGCCGCGCTCGGCATTACAGAACGTGGCGCGGGTTACGCCCAGATTGCGCGCATCATGAAGGAACTCAAATACATCGCCATCGCCCCAGATCGGCGGCGATCCGGCAAGACGCATCACATCCGGACGCCCGGCCGCCTTCTGAGCCAGCGTTTTGAGCCGGCCCTGCTCTTTCTGATGGTCCCGGTACATGCCGGCCAGCGCAACATAACCGCCGCCATCCGAAAAGTGATAGGAAATCCGCCGGCGAAAAGCCATCGTCCCCATACTGCCCTGCCACAGCGGCTGCGGCCAGATTCCGTCCGGTGTTTTTTTCAAATGCATGGCCGAACAGTGCGGCGTCTCAAACAGAATCATCAAGCCGTCGCCATTTGCCAGATCAACCACCCCCAGCCATGGCATATCCAGACATGAAGTATTGGCATAGGTGCTCAAAATCCAGTCGGCGTATCCCTTCATATCCGACTGGCCCTTCAATACCCCGCTGGAGCGATCGCAGAACACCAGATGGCCGTCGTCCAGCCTGGTTGAAAACAGCGGCGGCAGCCCGACGCAGGTCAGCGGAAGCGCCGGATCATCCGTGTACAGCTCAAAAGAAAGCGTGTTGCCGTCCAGTGCCGCATCCAGAAAGTATTGCTGTCCGCTCCCGGAATCCTCAACGGTCAGCTTCAGCAGAGATGAGCCGGCCTTCTCGACATCCTTCAGATTGAATAACCGGTATTCCGGTTTTGTGATGTGCTGCCAGCCGTCAGACCCGGATGTCCCGGCACACGAATCAAAGCGGGCGATCCACTCCCGGCCGGTTCCGGAATCCTTGACCGACAGCATATTGCGGTCGGAATCCGCCATGAACATTAAGCGTTCGTTATGAATGCTCTCCGCAAAAAACAGAGATGGAATGAGCAGGATAATACCGATTATTTTTTTCATGAGTTTTCCTTTATTAAAAATGTTCACTGGCATATTTGTTGGGCAGATGTGTTTTCATATTCCGAATGAGCTCAGCGTATTCGGGATTGGCCGCCAGGTTGGTGTATTCCCGAGGGTCCTGCGACATATCGTAAAGCTCCTCGCTTTTGTCGGCGTAGCGAATGTATTTATACTTTCCGAAACGGACCGAACTGTTTCCCGGAGATGTTGTTGTCACTGCCGGCTGGGGCCAGCTTGCGTGTACATCCTGCAAGAGTGGCGCCAGGGAATGCCCGTCAATATCAACCTTCTTCGGCAATCCTGCGAGTTCAACCAGCGTAGGATACAAGTCCAGAATACTAACCGGGGTTTTGCAAACCCGTCCCGGCCTAATCCCGGGTCCGACAATAATGAACGGCGTCCTTGTGGCATTGTCCCAGAGAGTCCACTTGCGGGTGTGCTGTTTCTCGCCCCAGTGGAATCCGTGATCGCTCCAAAAGCTGACGATCGTATTATCCCGATACGCTGAGTTCTGCCAGGCGTCGATGACCAGACCGAGGCAATGGTCGCTGAAAGTAATCGAAGCCAGATAGGCCTGCACGAAGCGCTTCCATGCCTCGGGATCTTTTTGAAGAATATCGCGAAAGAAGTTTTTTGCCCCCACGTATTTTTCGGGATCGCAGGCAGCGACAAGTGCCGGATCATTCGCAAAATTCTTAATCGCATAGGAAGGAATATCATCCATGTCATTCAATGGTGCCGCCGGCAGTTCGATGCTTTCCAGAGGATACATGTCCAGATACTTCTTCGGAACATACCATGGAGCATGGGGGCGAAAGCATCCATAGGCCAAAAAGAACGGTTCCGTATGTTCGTCCGCCAAACGTCTGGCGATGTCCTGAGCCTGCTTGTAATCAGCCATGTCTTCATCCTGAACGGTATCGCCTGTAGAAACACAAGCTGC of Tichowtungia aerotolerans contains these proteins:
- a CDS encoding sulfatase family protein; its protein translation is MKRRPNLLFIQVDQMHHQALSAYGNPYVKTPNLDRMVREGFSFMNSYSVMPQCCPARTAWFTGRSSKESGVMVNDMPVRDELPDLGQWLRNAGYETVYTGKWHVSGRTCRDSFDVLLSSQPESPFGELTDPLVTRSALGWLQNRPVSDQPFFLNVSYLAPHDCCFRAGAGGEVLGKYAMASVFREEMPPVPENFKSDSGYGRGWSRSDWQYYAYQYYRECEAVDAEIGLVMDAVRNSPYAGNTLILLTSDHGDGLGFHGKLSKGFLEEESWRVPMIFWGSDIPAGVRDSEHLASGYDVAATFCDYAESPPLPKTGFGRSLRPLLEKKKAEWRDYVVGETSVPYLGVSFRDTRGAKTIFYSDGKIDVYDLIRDPLEQNNLAENPEVKDIIERHKAYFADYLSRVDPAPMPDTVPEGRRHLYDYLEWYASMKEELGVSQ
- a CDS encoding sulfatase yields the protein MTLTGKTEDGCRCFSWRPHRKTRRLVGALGMCIGFSGMLFGAEQPVNLIFILADDLGWMDTSVYQKQFSETGEAYYETPNIDRLAEQGMRFAQAYVSPMCSPTRAMLLTGRHNVETGVIKATVDCPHDEYFNEIVDPDGWQGNREFAVLPASNRMFVDGKYETFAERLNRAGYRCGFLGKWHIGYHNKIESATPMAQGFETIAYFDKGGSNYRNWYPEWEQYGTPMNQPKDSYLAVAESGEACRFIEENRLRPFLLYYCSGSVHSPFQDDPASGYREHFEKKGRQGWLDDRADPYPVYAAMVKSFDDAVGRVLDKLERTNGADGRPLSENTLVIFLSDNGGINRFQFAPEGHKWHDKIITSNVPLRGGKGNVFEGGVRVPFIVRWPGQVAPGSVCKVPVTGQDIYSLLLEAGGLEARTGHGLLSALLKDPTDAAGYGRDTLFLHFPFWWPAAEAGAALPYDPPMSAVRKGHYKLIYYYTGKVELYDLQKDIGEAVDVSAEMPEKTEELCQLLRRWLETEVSDSYMPLRNQKFVQPVTPYGEFRNLLNLKIYQ
- a CDS encoding sialate O-acetylesterase, encoding MRNKVIHAVMMAMLLGLSAGAELKLSAVFSDHMVLQAGAPVPVWGKSDPGTEVTVEFAGQRKSATVDVDGSWRVDLDPMPVSSIPRGLTASSDANDPAIHYSDLLVGEVWLCTGQSNMGVAVRKCINTAQDIAAADYPLIRFCNVVPDTAEEPKAELIRKPGWEVCTPDTAANFSAVGFYFGLHLYQELGVPVGLIQNCYGGATVVSYMDDETLEKTPARDVIQREDARYRAIQAERDRIFAESGVKKPGIMQRVSAHCYNAMIAPIISLRIRGVVWYQGETEALSGQQTVDAYRGWFEDYLSMMRRKFEDPNLPVYIVQLAGYGANDDRNLWAQFRQIQQDFLELPYTGIGTAYDVGEEKDLHPLNKKPVGTRLALSALNQTYGKEVVFRGPEVVSAVQKGSKVSVAFTNCPGGLVVKPAGAGNFTAVFVDGEVQDFPAETVSEGTMQFEVGDKKVERVRYAFKNTPEWALYNKTGLPALPFDLEVKIK
- a CDS encoding sulfatase; amino-acid sequence: MRNRFLQALILCGLLVGNRPALAADPLNVVFILIDDMGWKDLGCYGGEVFETPNIDRLAAQGMRFTDAYAACSICAPTRASLITGKYPGRLHFTALTNHHKQLGSVEQNPTGIKLIQPEITEDDGVQPSEYTIARAFRDAGYRTALFGKTHFGSGNEDLTQLGFDVHEQPHCDMWITPPTVVPEDPKKMTAITDLSIGFMRDSVAQQKPFFLYVPHNAVHVQVQATQPFVDKYNRLLTDEQRKEYSPYYVAMVEELDREVGRLLDELDALGIAENTAVIFTSDNGGVDQVICKNPYELTSMAPLRGQKGGQFEGSHRVPLIVKWPGEIRPGSLSHEVVITPDYFPTCLEMAGLPLQPQQHLDGVSMVPALRGGALGREAVYWHKPHYYTKNSPLSAVRCGRYVYIHYWEQALSPAGGRPHELFDLENDIGQSQNILSRMPGVAALMRSMLMQHLKASGCEIPVANPQFGK
- a CDS encoding sialate O-acetylesterase, with product MRRFIFSVLCQVSAVSLSCFAAAGLTLDGLFMDNMVLQRGKPLPVFGTAEPGAEITVEFAGQKKSGVTSALGEWQVVLDPMKASSTGCLLRVSSFEFQVSLSNLLVGDVWLCGGQSNMDTPVRNYPFLAKELEGVSNDRLRLFNVDFNAAKTPQEDVSGEGIYKTWLVADESSVPVFSAVGICFGLRLQRESGVPIGVIESAVGGSEVSPWMSATALEAMGQSALQAPSDRGVPPRSQPSVLYNGMIHALCRLPIKGVIWYQGESNASQPSIVRYDQLFEGLIASWRDVFGDSDLPFYFVQLAPYGRVHWDRSGESWAWVREAQEKTLSLPYTGRVVITDLGEYSDIHPMDKKPVGERLADLALRDMGLLDTPGFPKVGKYRIAGPRVQLDFSNVGKGLKTVRVAMNQNKGLAPGTDPEACVVDTDTLSGFEMCGADHLFVPASAAIVGADTVEVWSDDVANPVAVRYGWANFPLCNLANSAGLPASPFRTDDFPMPVFKAPFLDSAAADSMPVGAIACSVMEKPDESLMKPERIAGREALRMSHVATVLRMAYYHAGDAALRNGQRLKQCIVVNYLDDGPGAIEFTYDAVSKPWKSAGLVEMKGSGQWRQFRVWLDDARFSGRCNGADFRLQAFRDVYIGDVYTEPVE